A stretch of the Paenibacillus dendritiformis genome encodes the following:
- a CDS encoding HD-GYP domain-containing protein, producing the protein MWWERPILFIVLYVFCLSLTIWIDGFLYPDQDMFVWYLVDIVLAGFGFWRIPLLQLLAAAVITWLHYALAPFPFPRANVFISQALIHLLAILSISFAIKYYIREKENTLNLTLTLAKSLDSRDPYTAFHSENVAYYAVCIATEMGLKRKLCGHIYIGGLLHDIGKIGVPESILNKPSKLTMEEYEVIKRHPVIGYEMVKHISCFQKNGVLDMILFHHERYDGTGYPHGLRGSEIPLAARIMAVADSFDAMTSRRIYRPEADIRCALEEIRKHKGTQFDPGIADIFIQIVEREGERILSHPRNIIAR; encoded by the coding sequence ATGTGGTGGGAGCGGCCCATCCTGTTTATTGTACTGTACGTATTCTGTTTATCGCTTACGATATGGATTGACGGATTCCTCTACCCGGATCAGGATATGTTCGTCTGGTATCTCGTCGATATCGTGCTTGCCGGATTCGGGTTCTGGCGCATTCCGCTGCTGCAGCTTCTCGCGGCGGCAGTGATTACATGGCTCCATTACGCGTTGGCTCCTTTTCCGTTCCCGCGTGCCAATGTGTTTATATCCCAAGCTCTTATTCATTTATTAGCGATTTTATCGATATCTTTTGCCATTAAATATTACATCCGCGAAAAAGAGAATACGCTCAACCTGACGCTGACCTTAGCCAAGTCGCTGGATTCGAGAGATCCGTATACGGCCTTCCATTCGGAGAATGTGGCTTATTATGCCGTATGCATCGCGACAGAGATGGGGCTGAAGCGCAAGCTGTGCGGCCATATTTATATCGGCGGCCTCCTGCACGATATCGGAAAAATAGGCGTGCCCGAATCGATTCTGAACAAGCCGTCCAAGCTGACGATGGAAGAGTATGAGGTCATTAAGCGGCATCCCGTCATCGGCTATGAGATGGTGAAGCATATTTCTTGCTTTCAAAAAAACGGCGTTCTCGACATGATTCTGTTCCATCACGAACGCTATGACGGGACCGGATATCCGCATGGATTGCGGGGGAGCGAGATTCCGCTGGCGGCGCGCATTATGGCCGTGGCCGATTCCTTCGACGCGATGACGTCAAGGCGGATCTACCGGCCCGAGGCCGATATCCGCTGCGCCCTGGAGGAGATTCGCAAGCATAAAGGGACGCAATTCGATCCCGGCATCGCCGATATCTTCATCCAGATTGTCGAGCGGGAAGGGGAACGCATCCTGTCTCATCCTCGAAATATTATCGCAAGATGA
- a CDS encoding glycosyltransferase codes for MKINLLTLGTRGDVQPFVALGMKLRKAGHAVTVITAENFKPFVERHGLFCSPIRARFLDLAQSEEGKQMLGGNPLAIMRNMKKLMYPMMEQMLADLWAASQEAEALIFHPKALGGADIAEKLDIPVFAAHPVPLLMPTSRFANPALPFDTGMGWLNRMSYSMNRLISAPFLNLLNRWRRETLGLPARRLFTPDLRINGRDIPVLYGCSPAVVPYDPRWEDRVCMAGFWYLPETDPWQAPQQLAAFLSQGPAPLAISFSSMPLKQPERILAMMTAALQRSGQRGIILTGGSGMQAEKPLDDVSLFLIESAPHDWLFPRTTGIIHHGGAGTTASALRAGKPMLVCPFVGDQPFWARRMRQLGAAAAPLREKEMTVDTLTARLQELARNESLSRNAHTLAQSIRQEDGLEHALQFIHRKLEQFRRR; via the coding sequence ATGAAGATTAATCTTCTCACATTGGGCACACGGGGAGATGTACAGCCCTTCGTAGCTCTGGGGATGAAGCTTCGGAAAGCGGGACATGCTGTCACGGTAATAACAGCCGAGAACTTCAAGCCGTTCGTCGAGCGGCATGGGCTCTTCTGCAGCCCGATCCGGGCCCGCTTTCTGGATCTGGCCCAATCCGAGGAAGGCAAGCAAATGCTAGGCGGGAACCCGCTCGCGATCATGCGAAATATGAAGAAGCTCATGTATCCGATGATGGAGCAAATGCTTGCCGATCTATGGGCAGCCTCCCAGGAAGCCGAAGCGCTTATCTTCCATCCGAAGGCATTGGGCGGCGCCGATATCGCCGAGAAATTGGATATTCCGGTCTTCGCGGCTCATCCCGTGCCCTTGCTTATGCCGACCTCGCGCTTCGCGAATCCGGCCCTCCCGTTCGATACGGGCATGGGCTGGTTGAATCGGATGAGCTATTCCATGAATCGTCTGATCTCCGCTCCTTTCCTGAATCTGTTGAACCGGTGGAGACGGGAGACGCTCGGCTTGCCGGCTCGGAGGCTGTTCACCCCTGATCTGAGAATCAACGGACGAGATATTCCTGTCCTGTACGGATGCAGTCCTGCCGTTGTTCCCTATGACCCGCGTTGGGAGGATCGTGTCTGTATGGCCGGGTTCTGGTATTTGCCGGAGACAGATCCATGGCAGGCTCCGCAGCAATTAGCCGCTTTCCTGAGTCAAGGCCCTGCCCCGCTGGCAATCAGCTTCAGCAGCATGCCGTTGAAGCAGCCGGAACGCATTCTCGCGATGATGACGGCAGCGTTGCAGCGGTCAGGGCAAAGAGGCATTATCCTAACCGGGGGAAGCGGCATGCAGGCGGAGAAACCGTTGGATGACGTCAGCCTCTTCCTTATCGAATCGGCCCCTCATGACTGGCTGTTTCCGCGGACGACGGGTATCATTCACCATGGAGGAGCAGGTACGACCGCTTCTGCATTGCGGGCCGGCAAACCGATGCTCGTCTGCCCGTTCGTTGGCGATCAACCGTTCTGGGCGAGGCGAATGCGGCAATTGGGCGCAGCGGCGGCCCCTCTCCGCGAGAAGGAAATGACGGTCGACACGCTTACCGCCCGCTTGCAGGAGCTTGCCCGGAACGAGAGCCTGTCCCGGAACGCGCACACGCTTGCCCAATCGATACGGCAAGAGGACGGCCTGGAACACGCCCTGCAATTCATCCATCGCAAGCTTGAGCAGTTCAGACGGCGCTGA
- a CDS encoding fibronectin type III domain-containing protein, with amino-acid sequence MRRTGNRMLCLLMAFMLAVIHVPGPAAAEGDQQQLLAQQEAIAQWVFKDAGDNGIFPAASGAYKNAALFENVGGTYEYYGDNAITYQGWDRGVGTKYWLATVPTAGFKNITVSSAQTSSGTGPRDFKAQFSLDNRTWTDIQGGVLKMETHNFNCKNNACKLVSKPLPKEANNQPLLYIRWVVNSDARTSGESGGVGSAGSSRIKDVRIAGERIDGSELVVPTIDKFRYPMNGTGDAAGNVSVQVKFNKAITVNSGYNASIVDSDKQAVANISVSASNDMLTIQHPALSPGKTYTVTVPKELVKGTDNGPLVRDVVWSFTVKDSPYTPRLVSMTFNGDPKTGIALAWYTDQMTGTVLQVVEASKMQGSEFPEREALVFNGSAEAIKTFMSAKDREKKKYTTFISHRASAGNLKPGTAYKYRVGNGDDAGWSRIGSFTTDAAGNQPYHFIVGSDSQASKLSAFEKWQDTFRKAIDQIGDPKFLISVGDLVDNGDLEEQWQWMLGVAQEELAQVPFVPVLGGHEVQDYDGDETTPNRNFYNHFNLPLSAGVNGAHEGSIYSFEYGDALFLVINSQFEGELKSNGKDVDWADDEFWAQLDWMRLQVAKTDKKWKFVSLHKGPYSAGDNAGQWEDGRIQFYKKYLVPVFDEMGIDIVFEAHDHMYMRSYPMLNDAPVKNVPKDEQGRVLNPPGSIYLMPNSLGEKFYTKYPGYNDYFAAINEQPFKKMFVDVSIADDVLKLTAYTADKAKPAVYDEYAIKRTDGKPDKVEQAKLTFSGKRADLSWKMPSSSSEPVRGFRIYEKNGQAGTNWSAYIPAAAGQTQYTHSVNNLDSSRSYEFIIKAVGTRNNSDPVSVKR; translated from the coding sequence TTGAGACGAACAGGAAATCGCATGCTATGCCTGCTGATGGCATTCATGCTGGCTGTCATCCATGTCCCGGGACCCGCTGCGGCGGAAGGGGATCAGCAACAGCTGCTTGCGCAGCAGGAAGCGATTGCGCAATGGGTATTCAAGGATGCGGGAGACAACGGTATTTTTCCCGCGGCCTCCGGCGCTTACAAGAATGCCGCGTTGTTCGAGAATGTGGGCGGGACTTATGAATACTACGGCGATAACGCGATTACGTACCAAGGCTGGGATCGCGGGGTAGGGACGAAATATTGGCTCGCGACGGTGCCGACCGCCGGCTTCAAAAATATTACGGTCTCATCGGCCCAGACCTCTTCAGGTACGGGGCCGCGGGATTTCAAGGCGCAATTCAGTCTCGATAACCGGACATGGACAGACATCCAGGGCGGCGTTCTTAAAATGGAGACCCATAATTTTAACTGTAAAAACAACGCATGCAAGCTGGTCAGCAAGCCGCTTCCGAAGGAGGCCAACAACCAGCCGCTGCTCTATATTCGGTGGGTTGTCAATTCGGATGCAAGAACATCCGGCGAGTCGGGCGGCGTCGGCAGCGCCGGCTCCAGCCGCATCAAAGACGTGCGCATCGCGGGCGAGCGCATTGATGGTTCGGAGCTGGTCGTTCCCACCATCGATAAATTCCGCTATCCGATGAACGGCACCGGCGATGCGGCCGGCAATGTCTCTGTACAGGTGAAATTCAACAAGGCGATTACGGTGAATTCAGGATACAACGCCAGCATCGTGGACAGCGACAAGCAGGCGGTCGCCAATATTTCCGTCTCGGCGAGCAACGATATGCTGACGATTCAGCATCCGGCGCTGTCGCCGGGCAAGACATACACGGTCACGGTGCCGAAGGAATTGGTGAAGGGGACAGATAACGGGCCGCTCGTGCGGGATGTCGTCTGGAGCTTCACGGTGAAGGATTCCCCGTATACGCCGCGGCTCGTCAGTATGACGTTCAACGGCGATCCGAAGACGGGCATTGCGCTCGCCTGGTATACGGATCAGATGACGGGCACGGTGCTGCAGGTCGTGGAAGCGTCCAAGATGCAGGGAAGCGAATTCCCGGAGCGAGAGGCGTTGGTCTTCAACGGCAGCGCGGAAGCGATCAAGACGTTCATGAGCGCCAAGGATCGCGAGAAGAAAAAGTATACGACCTTCATCAGCCACCGGGCTTCCGCCGGCAACTTGAAGCCGGGCACCGCTTACAAGTACCGGGTCGGCAACGGAGATGACGCCGGGTGGAGCCGGATTGGAAGCTTCACGACCGATGCCGCGGGCAATCAGCCGTACCATTTCATCGTCGGGTCGGATTCCCAAGCTTCGAAGCTGTCCGCCTTCGAGAAGTGGCAGGACACGTTCCGCAAGGCGATTGACCAGATCGGCGATCCGAAGTTCCTGATCAGCGTCGGCGACCTGGTCGACAACGGCGATTTGGAGGAGCAGTGGCAGTGGATGCTGGGCGTCGCTCAGGAAGAATTGGCTCAGGTTCCTTTTGTTCCGGTGCTCGGAGGGCATGAAGTGCAGGATTATGACGGCGACGAGACGACGCCGAACCGGAATTTTTACAATCATTTCAACCTCCCGCTCAGCGCCGGGGTGAACGGGGCGCATGAAGGCTCGATCTACTCGTTCGAATATGGCGATGCGCTCTTCCTCGTCATCAATTCGCAGTTCGAGGGCGAGCTGAAGTCCAACGGCAAGGATGTCGATTGGGCGGATGACGAGTTCTGGGCCCAACTGGATTGGATGCGGCTTCAGGTCGCCAAGACGGATAAGAAGTGGAAGTTCGTGTCGCTTCACAAAGGCCCTTATTCGGCAGGCGACAACGCAGGTCAATGGGAGGACGGCCGGATTCAATTTTATAAAAAATATCTCGTTCCGGTGTTCGATGAGATGGGCATCGATATCGTGTTCGAGGCGCACGACCACATGTATATGCGTTCGTACCCGATGCTGAACGACGCGCCGGTGAAGAACGTGCCGAAGGATGAGCAGGGGCGCGTGCTGAACCCGCCGGGCAGCATTTATCTGATGCCGAATTCCCTCGGCGAGAAATTTTACACGAAGTATCCGGGCTATAATGATTATTTTGCGGCCATTAACGAGCAGCCGTTCAAGAAAATGTTCGTCGATGTCTCGATTGCGGATGATGTTCTCAAGCTGACGGCTTATACGGCGGATAAGGCGAAGCCGGCCGTCTATGACGAGTACGCGATTAAGCGCACGGACGGCAAGCCGGACAAGGTCGAGCAGGCGAAGCTCACCTTCAGCGGCAAGCGGGCCGACCTCTCGTGGAAGATGCCTTCTTCCAGCTCCGAGCCGGTCAGAGGCTTCCGCATCTATGAGAAGAACGGCCAGGCCGGCACCAACTGGAGCGCCTATATTCCGGCGGCCGCAGGACAGACCCAGTATACGCATTCCGTGAACAATCTCGACTCGAGCCGCTCCTATGAGTTCATTATTAAAGCGGTCGGCACGCGGAACAACTCGGACCCGGTGTCCGTAAAGAGGTAA
- a CDS encoding polysaccharide deacetylase family protein: protein MPKLMLGGALLILVLIVFYMGLPFVITRICGIGVLRKGKPAARIALTFDDGPDPRYTPQLLDLLQEHGAKATFFVLGSKAEQYPDLTRRIYLEGHQLGIHNYSHLPNWLMSPWQVRERHVERTADIVERLVGERPVCYRPPWGMMNGGDWFLLRKTYRIVLWSVMGWDWMRGTDAGRLTRRLLRNIKPGSIVLLHDSGDTAGADEDAPRQMLKSLREVLAKLRLQGYRCVRVDELQGQPHAGRSPMVQAGRGQVKMALPRQRGYHQNHG, encoded by the coding sequence ATGCCAAAGCTGATGCTTGGCGGAGCGCTGTTGATTCTGGTGCTGATCGTCTTTTACATGGGGCTCCCATTTGTCATAACGAGAATATGCGGGATTGGTGTCTTAAGAAAAGGAAAGCCTGCGGCGCGGATCGCCCTTACCTTTGATGACGGGCCTGATCCGCGGTACACTCCCCAACTGCTTGATTTGCTCCAGGAGCATGGGGCGAAGGCCACCTTTTTCGTGCTGGGCAGCAAGGCGGAGCAGTATCCGGATTTGACGAGGCGCATCTATCTCGAAGGCCATCAGCTCGGGATACACAACTATTCGCATCTGCCCAATTGGTTGATGTCGCCCTGGCAGGTGAGGGAGCGGCATGTGGAGCGAACGGCCGATATTGTCGAGCGCCTCGTCGGAGAACGCCCCGTTTGTTATCGGCCGCCATGGGGGATGATGAATGGAGGAGACTGGTTCTTGCTGCGCAAAACGTACCGGATCGTTCTCTGGTCCGTGATGGGGTGGGATTGGATGCGCGGCACGGATGCGGGGCGGTTGACGCGAAGGCTGCTGCGGAACATCAAGCCCGGCTCCATCGTGCTGCTGCATGACAGCGGCGACACGGCCGGGGCGGACGAGGATGCTCCGCGGCAAATGCTGAAGAGTCTGCGGGAGGTTCTTGCCAAGCTGCGTCTGCAGGGTTATCGATGCGTGCGTGTAGACGAGCTTCAAGGGCAGCCGCATGCCGGCCGCAGCCCAATGGTTCAAGCGGGACGCGGCCAGGTGAAGATGGCGCTGCCGCGCCAGCGCGGATACCATCAGAATCACGGCTGA
- a CDS encoding TetR/AcrR family transcriptional regulator encodes MGRRRLTQEQRKQETRQLLIESAIEIFAQFGFHGASVDKIAEHAGFSKGAVYAHFKSKEELFLAILEQQMLLQVDNIRQVIERQHSISQFIDAMDACFGTVKKRNRTWNMLYIEFLLYAMREEAVRHKWSRMLTESVAQISGSIGQLISREKGGTALSADDIAWTILALENGLAIFSYIGDESMPPYLYKKALHHLLASR; translated from the coding sequence ATGGGCAGACGGAGATTAACCCAGGAACAACGTAAACAGGAAACGCGGCAATTGCTTATCGAGTCGGCGATCGAGATCTTTGCCCAGTTCGGCTTCCACGGCGCTTCTGTAGATAAAATCGCAGAGCATGCGGGCTTTAGCAAAGGGGCCGTGTATGCTCATTTCAAGTCGAAAGAAGAGCTTTTTCTCGCCATATTGGAGCAGCAGATGCTGTTGCAAGTTGATAATATTCGGCAAGTCATCGAGCGGCAGCATTCCATCTCCCAGTTCATTGACGCGATGGATGCTTGCTTCGGAACGGTGAAGAAGCGAAACCGGACCTGGAATATGCTGTATATCGAGTTTTTGCTGTACGCGATGCGCGAAGAAGCGGTGCGCCACAAATGGTCGCGCATGCTCACGGAATCCGTCGCGCAAATTTCAGGGTCCATTGGGCAACTGATCTCGAGGGAGAAGGGCGGAACGGCGTTATCGGCGGATGACATTGCATGGACGATTCTGGCTCTGGAAAATGGCCTGGCCATATTCAGTTATATTGGCGACGAGAGCATGCCCCCCTATTTATATAAGAAGGCTCTGCATCATCTGCTTGCGTCACGGTGA
- a CDS encoding SH3 domain-containing protein, whose protein sequence is MSRSYRVLKPHRSNYPQPIRLSAGQRVILGRLDDGPEGWPDWRYCYTLDRKLEGWVPEQIIEKRDQEGIIREAYSAHELNVDPGDIVNVRRELNQWVWCRREGEEEWGWVPRTHVEPAE, encoded by the coding sequence ATGAGCCGATCCTATCGAGTGCTCAAGCCCCATCGTTCCAATTACCCGCAGCCGATCCGGTTGTCAGCCGGGCAGCGGGTAATTCTGGGGAGATTGGATGACGGCCCGGAAGGCTGGCCCGACTGGCGCTACTGTTATACGCTCGACCGGAAGCTGGAGGGCTGGGTGCCCGAGCAGATTATCGAGAAGCGGGATCAGGAAGGCATCATTCGGGAAGCGTATTCGGCCCATGAATTGAATGTCGATCCCGGCGATATCGTGAACGTGCGCCGGGAACTGAACCAGTGGGTATGGTGCCGCCGGGAAGGGGAAGAAGAATGGGGCTGGGTTCCCCGGACTCATGTGGAACCGGCAGAATAA
- a CDS encoding DUF6509 family protein, giving the protein MLTITDYSVESVKDPFRILAGRRYEFRLDIEVPEDDELYSEHGVYVRVIYAVEAERSYIVKHEIYERTTDRYLELDLEDDEIAAVNLFCSDHYAEADES; this is encoded by the coding sequence ATGTTGACCATAACAGACTATAGCGTAGAATCCGTAAAGGATCCGTTCCGCATTTTGGCCGGACGGCGCTATGAATTCAGACTCGATATCGAAGTGCCCGAGGACGACGAACTGTATTCGGAACACGGCGTATACGTCAGAGTGATCTATGCCGTCGAGGCGGAGCGGTCCTATATCGTGAAGCACGAGATCTATGAACGGACGACCGACCGTTATCTGGAGCTCGATCTGGAAGACGATGAGATAGCGGCGGTGAACTTGTTCTGCAGCGATCATTATGCAGAGGCGGACGAATCATGA
- a CDS encoding DUF523 domain-containing protein: protein MIIVSACLAGLEVRYDGTHRLDHRIARLLEQGKAVTACPELLGGFATPREPAEIIGGDGEDVLDGKARVIERTGRDVTAMYVEGARETLRQAQAMKATLVVLKEYSPSCGSSMIYNGEFAGKAKAGLGVTAALLRRHGIEVESEEQFARRHIG, encoded by the coding sequence GTGATTATCGTCAGTGCTTGTCTGGCCGGATTGGAAGTAAGATATGATGGAACGCACCGACTCGATCATCGCATCGCGAGGCTGCTGGAGCAAGGGAAGGCCGTTACCGCCTGCCCGGAGCTGCTGGGAGGCTTCGCGACTCCCCGGGAACCGGCCGAGATTATCGGCGGAGACGGGGAGGATGTCCTGGACGGGAAGGCCCGCGTCATCGAGCGAACAGGCAGAGACGTGACCGCCATGTACGTCGAAGGAGCCCGGGAGACACTGAGACAGGCCCAAGCGATGAAGGCCACGCTCGTCGTGCTCAAGGAATACAGTCCTTCTTGCGGAAGCTCGATGATTTATAATGGAGAATTCGCTGGCAAGGCGAAGGCAGGGCTCGGCGTAACCGCTGCGCTCTTGAGAAGGCACGGAATCGAAGTGGAATCGGAGGAGCAGTTCGCGAGGCGGCATATCGGGTAA
- a CDS encoding prolyl oligopeptidase family serine peptidase yields MALAAHTLDTQIRKTVHIQYLLHLPSEYDASSDPKWPVLLFLHGAGERGDDLDKVKVHGPPKLAEHADLPFIIVAPQCPEHSHWQLEMDAVIALLDEVTAAYRADTDRIYVTGLSMGGFGTWSLGIAYPDRFAALVPICGGTNPQQAPLLKQVPVWVFHGAKDTVVPLSQSEAMVEALREAGGNVKLTVYPEAAHDSWTETYNNEELYEWLLRQSLRSRLKR; encoded by the coding sequence ATGGCTCTGGCCGCGCATACCCTGGATACACAGATTCGCAAAACGGTACATATTCAATACTTGCTCCATTTGCCGTCGGAGTATGATGCCTCTTCCGACCCAAAATGGCCGGTCCTTCTTTTCTTGCATGGGGCAGGCGAGCGGGGCGACGATCTGGACAAGGTGAAGGTTCACGGTCCTCCCAAGCTGGCGGAGCATGCGGATCTCCCGTTCATCATCGTCGCGCCGCAATGCCCGGAGCATTCGCACTGGCAGTTGGAGATGGACGCGGTGATCGCGCTGCTGGATGAGGTGACAGCCGCTTACCGGGCGGATACGGATCGGATCTATGTGACGGGATTAAGCATGGGCGGATTCGGTACCTGGAGCCTCGGAATAGCTTACCCGGATCGGTTCGCGGCGCTGGTGCCGATCTGCGGGGGCACTAATCCGCAGCAGGCCCCGCTCTTGAAGCAGGTTCCGGTCTGGGTATTCCACGGGGCGAAGGATACGGTCGTCCCGCTGAGCCAATCGGAAGCGATGGTTGAAGCGCTGCGGGAAGCGGGCGGCAATGTGAAGCTGACCGTGTACCCCGAGGCCGCCCATGATTCGTGGACCGAGACGTATAACAATGAGGAGTTGTACGAATGGCTGCTGCGGCAATCGCTGCGCAGCAGGCTTAAGAGATAA
- the cyoE gene encoding heme o synthase, translated as MRRALDVPQQERTRTAILAQTVKSGIIISNLIPMFAGLTLALYTYHLSLAEKLPEMILALMGSVFVMGAAGAFNNLYDRDIDSIMKRTKNRPTVTGEIQPASVLWLGIAASILGLAALYLATPLAALLGFLGLFFYTVPYTMWSKRKTVYNTEIGSIAGAMPPLIGWAAIYPDLAHPAIIGLFVHAVIWQMPHFYAIAIRKHEEYRAANIPMLPVVKGIHRTYIQTNLYLTALILASCLFWPLSLGLMLVALLSSVSWLLLSLVGYRKMDSERWARSMFLFSLFHMTVLFSTVIIYSLIGILL; from the coding sequence ATGCGAAGGGCGCTTGACGTTCCACAGCAAGAGCGGACTCGGACGGCCATCTTGGCCCAGACGGTCAAGAGCGGAATTATCATATCCAACCTGATTCCGATGTTCGCCGGGTTGACGTTGGCCTTATATACCTATCATCTGAGCTTGGCGGAGAAGCTGCCGGAGATGATACTGGCCTTGATGGGATCGGTGTTCGTCATGGGCGCGGCCGGAGCCTTCAATAACCTGTATGACCGGGATATCGACTCCATCATGAAGAGAACCAAAAACAGGCCGACGGTGACCGGGGAAATCCAGCCGGCGTCCGTGCTCTGGCTTGGCATCGCCGCTTCTATTCTTGGTCTGGCGGCCTTATATTTGGCCACGCCGCTGGCCGCATTGCTCGGTTTTCTCGGTTTGTTCTTTTACACGGTTCCCTATACGATGTGGAGCAAAAGAAAGACGGTCTACAATACGGAGATAGGCAGCATTGCCGGAGCGATGCCCCCGCTTATCGGATGGGCCGCGATCTATCCGGACCTGGCCCATCCTGCGATTATCGGACTTTTTGTACACGCTGTCATCTGGCAGATGCCCCACTTCTATGCGATCGCGATCCGCAAGCATGAAGAGTACAGGGCGGCGAACATCCCGATGCTTCCCGTCGTCAAAGGCATCCACAGAACCTATATCCAGACGAATCTGTATTTGACGGCTCTCATTTTGGCAAGCTGTCTGTTCTGGCCGCTAAGCCTCGGCCTGATGCTGGTCGCTTTGCTGTCGAGTGTCTCTTGGCTGTTGCTCAGCCTGGTCGGGTATCGAAAAATGGACTCCGAGAGATGGGCCAGATCCATGTTTTTATTCTCGCTTTTTCATATGACTGTTTTGTTCTCCACCGTAATTATCTATTCTTTGATCGGCATATTGCTGTGA